In Drosophila santomea strain STO CAGO 1482 chromosome 3L, Prin_Dsan_1.1, whole genome shotgun sequence, a single window of DNA contains:
- the LOC120449589 gene encoding phosrestin-1 gives MVVSVKVFKKATPNGKVTFYLGRRDFIDHIDYCDPVDGVIVVEPDYLKNRKVFGQLATTYRYGREEDEVMGVKFSKELILCREQIVPMTNPNMEMTPMQEKLVRKLGSNAHPFTFHFPPNSPSSVTLQQEGDDNGKPLGVEYTIRAFVGDSEDDRQHKRSMVSLVIKKLQYAPLNRGQRLPSSLVSKGFTFSNGKISLEVTLDREIYYHGEKTAATVQVSNNSKKSVKSIKCFIVQHTEITMVNAQFSKHVAQLETKEGCPITPGANLTKTFYLIPLAANNKDRHGIALDGHLKDEDVNLASSTMVQEGKSTGDACGIVISYSVRIKLNCGTLGGEMQTDVPFKLLQPAPGTIEKKRSNAMKKMKSIEQHRNVKGYYQDDDDNIVFEDFAKMRMNNVNMAD, from the exons ATGGTTGTATCCGTGAAGGTCTTCAAGAAGGCCACGCCCAACGGCAAGGTCACCTTCTATCTGGGCCGCCGCGACTTCATCGACCACATCGACTACTGTGATCCCGTCGATGGAGTGATCGTCGTGGAGCCGGACTACCTGAAGAACAGGAAGGTCTTTGGCCAATTGGCCACCACCTATCGCTATGGTCGCGAGGAGGACGAGGTCATGGGAGTGAAGTTCTCCAAGGAGCTAATCTTGTGCCGCGAGCAAATCGTGCCCATGACCAATCCCAACATGGAGATGACACCGATGCAGGAGAAGCTGGTCCGCAAACTGGGCAGCAACGCCCATCCGTTCACCTTCCACTTCCCGCCCAACTCGCCCAGCTCCGTCACTCTGCAGCAGGAGGGCGACGACAATGGAAAGCCCCTGGGCGTGGAGTACACCATCCGTGCATTTGTGGGCGATTCCGAGGACGATCGCCAGCACAAGCGCAGCATGGTCAGTCTGGTGATCAAGAAGCTGCAGTACGCTCCCCTCAATCGTGGCCAGCGTTTGCCCAGCTCGCTGGTCAGCAAGGGATTCACGTTCTCGAACGGCAAGATTAGCTTGGAGGTCACGCTGGACAGGGAGATCTACTATCATGGCGAGAAGACGGCTGCCACCGTTCAGGTGTCGAACAACTCGAAGAAGTCGGTGAAGAGCATCAAGTGCTTCATTGTGCAGCACACCGAGATCACCATGGTGAACGCGCAGTTCAGCAAGCACGTGGCCCAGCTGGAGACCAAGGAGGGCTGCCCCATCACTCCGGGCGCCAATCTCACCAAGACCTTCTACCTGATTCCGCTGGCGGCCAACAACAAGGATCGCCATG GTATCGCCCTGGATGGACACTTGAAGGACGAGGATGTCAACCTGGCCTCATCCACCATGGTGCAGGAGGGCAAGTCCACGGGAGATGCCTGTGGTATTGTCATCTCGTACTCGGTGCGCATCAAGCTGAACTGCGGCACTCTGGGAGGCGAAATGCAGACGGATGTGCCCTTCAAGCTGCTCCAACCGGCACCGG GAACCATCGAGAAGAAGCGCTCCAATGCCATGAAGAAGATGAAGTCCATCGAGCAGCATCGCAATGTGAAGGGCTACTACCAGGATGACGACGACAATATTGTATTCGAGGACTTCGCCAAGATGCGCATGAACAATGTCAACATGGCGGACTAG
- the LOC120449093 gene encoding peroxisomal targeting signal 2 receptor: protein MQTQTHTTADRHGYSLRFSPFEANYLLLATSQLYGLAGGGSLFLLEQNSNANSSSATDGQSLGELCRLEWSDGLFDVAWCPYAADIAATASGDGSLQIWCGLDGESASNQQTPKQPLICLQEHKNEVYSLDWGEKWNYHTLLSASWDCTLKLWDCNRQNSITTFVGHNDLIYGAKFSPLIANLFASVSTDGHLNLWNSLDFAGKPLMSIEAHASEALSCDWSHFDRNVLVTGGSDGLIRGWDLRKMRTHVFELYSGEFAVRRLACSPHSAAVLASANYDFTTRIWNLERGESAQEINARHTEFVCGLDWNPHRTHQLADCGWDSLASVYTPQCLSGELIV from the exons ATGCAGACTCAGACACACACCACCGCAGATCGACATGGCTACAGCCTGCGCTTTTCGCCCTTCGAGGCTAACTACTTGCTGCTAGCTACAAG CCAACTGTACGGTCTTGCTGGAGGTGGTTCCCTCTTTCTGCTGGAACAGAACTCCAACGCCAACTCATCCTCAGCCACAGATGGCCAGAGTCTCGGAGAGCTGTGCCGCCTAGAGTGGTCCGATGGATTGTTCGACGTCGCCTGGTGTCCGTATGCCGCCGATATCGCCGCCACTGCCTCCGGTGATGGATCACTCCAGATCTGGTGCGGATTGGACGGCGAATCGGCGAGCAACCAGCAGACGCCGAAGCAACCGCTGATCTGCCTGCAGGAGCACAAGAACGAGGTGTACAGCCTGGACTGGGGCGAGAAGTGGAACTATCACACACTGCTCTCGGCCAGCTGGGATTGCACACTGAAATTGTGGGACTGCAACAGACAGAACTCCATCACCACCTTTGTGGGCCACAACGATCTGATCTATGGGGCCAAGTTCTCGCCCCTGATCGCCAATCTGTTTGCTAGCGTAAGTACCGATGGACACCTTAACTTATGGAACTCTCTTGACTTTGCAGGTAAACCCCTGATGAGCATCGAGGCGCATGCGAGTGAGGCACTCTCCTGCGACTGGTCGCACTTCGATCGCAATGTCCTGGTCACCGGAGGATCGGATGGCCTGATTCGTGGCTGGGATCTGCGCAAGATGAGGACCCACGTCTTTGAGCTGTACTCCGGAGAGTTTGCTGTCCGGCGATTGGCCTGCTCACCGCACTCGGCGGCGGTTTTGGCATCGGCCAATTATGATTTTACCACAAG GATCTGGAATCTGGAGCGTGGCGAGTCCGCCCAGGAGATCAATGCTCGGCACACGGAGTTCGTGTGCGGGTTGGACTGGAATCCACACAGGACCCACCAGTTGGCCGACTGTGGCTGGGACTCCTTGGCCAGCGTGTATACCCCGCAGTGTCTGAGCGGCGAACTGATCGTCTAG